One Apodemus sylvaticus chromosome 14, mApoSyl1.1, whole genome shotgun sequence DNA window includes the following coding sequences:
- the LOC127664601 gene encoding polyadenylate-binding protein 4-like, whose translation MNAAASSYSMASLYVGDLHSDVTEAMLYEKFSPAGPVLFIHVCRDLFTHRSLGYAYVNFQNSADAERALDTMNFDLMKGKPIRIMWSQRDSSLRKSGVGNVFIKNLDKSIDNKALYDTFSAFGNILSCKVVCDENRSKGHAFVHFDTQEAADKAIEMLNGKIFNDSKVFVGIFKSRQEREAELGAKAKEFTNVYIKNFGEEVDDRALKELFGQFGKTLSVKVMRDSSGKSKGFGFVSYEKHKEASKAVEEMNGKEIGGKAIFVGGAQKKVQRQAELKRKFEQRKRERISRCQGMNLYIKNLDDTIDDEKLRKEFSQFGSITSAKVMLERGRSKGFGFVCFSSPEEATRAVTQMNGCIVGSKPLYVALAQRKEERKAHLISQFLQNEAGRRAFPANAIFYPFQTAAGGYFERAFPQAQGRPAYYMPNQLAQMKPNPCWQRGGRPRGFQGMPRALRQSGPPPALPHLTPTGNAPASGGLPTYSLLAQRVGPERYTLARDLGGAGVAQQGLTDSCQTGGVPPAAPNLAPPATVAAAAPRAVAPHEDASTVHSPHPAIQPLQAPQPAVHAQGQEPLTASMLAAVTPEDQKQMLGDRLFPLIQTMHSDLAKKITGMLLELDNSELLRMLESPESLRSKVDEAVEVLKAYHAEKEAAQKLDTAAAAAATMQPPVESWGQKRGPLYRKAYRYNFSRLYNTTCTYAFRTDYSALDNQLVQPVSPMNMLQKFEMNYSYADFNKRLINKTSYRDKAWFSVEI comes from the exons ATGAACGCTGCAGCCAGCAGCTATTCCATGGCCTCCTTATATGTGGGCGATCTGCACTCGGATGTCACGGAAGCCATGCTGTATGAAAAGTTCAGCCCCGCGGGCCCTGTGCTGTTCATCCACGTCTGCCGCGATTTGTTTACCCACCGCTCCTTGGGTTATGCTTACGTCAACTTCCAGAACTCAGCTGATGCTGAGAGGGCCTTGGACACCATGAACTTTGACCTGATGAAAGGAAAGCCAATCCGCATCATGTGGTCTCAGAGGGATTCCTCTTTGAGAAAGTCTGGTGTGGGAAATGTCTTCATCAAGAACCTGGATAAGTCTATAGACAATAAGGCGCTGTACGACACTTTCTCTGCCTTTGGGAACATCCTGTCCTGTAAGGTGGTTTGTGATGAGAACCGCTCTAAGGGCCATGCCTTTGTTCACTTCGATACCCAAGAGGCGGCGGACAAGGCCATCGAGATGCTGAACGGCAAGATCTTCAATGACAGCAAAGTGTTCGTGGGCATATTCAAGTCTCGCCAAGAACGGGAAGCTGAGCTTGGAGCCAAGGCCAAGGAATTCACCAACGTTTACATCAAAAACTTTGGAGAAGAGGTGGACGACAGGGCGCTGAAAGAGCTCTTCGGCCAGTTTGGTAAGACCCTAAGTGTCAAGGTGATGAGAGACTCCAGTGGCAAGTCCAAAGGCTTTGGCTTTGTTAGTTACGAGAAACACAAGGAAGCCAGCAAGGCTGTggaagaaatgaatggaaaagaaataGGCGGGAAAGCCATCTTCGTGGGCGGTGCACAGAAGAAAGTACAACGGCAGGCTGAACTAAAGCGGAAATTTGAGCAGCGGAAGCGGGAGAGGATTAGTCGGTGCCAGGGAATGAATCTCTACATTAAGAACTTGGATGACACCATTGATGATGAGAAATTGAGGAAAGAGTTTTCTCAGTTTGGATCCATCACCAGTGCGAAGGTGATGctagaaagaggaagaagcaaaGGGTTTGGCTTTGTCTGTTTCTCCTCTCCTGAAGAGGCAACCAGAGCTGTCACCCAGATGAACGGATGCATTGTGGGCTCCAAGCCACTGTATGTTGCCCTGGCCCAGAGGAAGGAAGAGCGGAAGGCTCATCTGATTAGCCAGTTTCTGCAGAACGAGGCCGGAAGGAGAGCATTCCCTGCCAACGCCATCTTCTATCCATTCCAGACTGCAGCTGGTGGCTACTTTGAGCGAGCATTTCCGCAGGCGCAGGGAAGACCTGCGTATTACATGCCTAACCAGTTAGCACAGATGAAGCCTAATCCATGCTGGCAGCGAGGCGGAAGGCCTAGAGGCTTCCAAGGAATGCCGAGGGCTCTGCGGCAGTCTGGGCCTCCTCCAGCTCTTCCACATCTGACTCCAACTGGTAATGCTCCGGCCTCTGGTGGCCTTCCTACCTACTCTCTGCTGGCTCAGAGAGTTGGGCCTGAGCGGTATACGCTGGCTAGAGACTTAGGTGGGGCTGGTGTGGCCCAGCAAGGACTGACTGACAGCTGCCAGACTGGAGGCGTCCCTCCAGCTGCACCAAACCTTGCACCTCCTGCTACAGTTGCCGCCGCTGCTCCCAGGGCTGTGGCTCCACACGAGGATGCCTCCACGGTCCACAGCCCTCACCCTGCCATTCAGCCACTGCAGGCCCCCCAGCCTGCGGTCCATGCCCAGGGTCAGGAGCCCCTGACTGCCTCCATGCTGGCTGCAGTGACCCCCGAGGACCAGAAGCAGATGCTGGGTGACCGTTTGTTCCCACTGATCCAAACGATGCATTCAGACCTGGCTAAGAAAATTACCGGGATGCTGCTGGAACTCGACAACTCGGAGCTGCTGCGCATGCTGGAGTCCCCCGAGTCCCTCCGTTCCAAGGTGGATGAAGCTGTGGAGGTTCTGAAGGCTTATCATGCCGAGAAAGAAGCTGCCCAGAAGTTGGacaccgctgctgctgctgctgct ACAATGCAGCCACCCGTGGAAAGCTGGGGGCAGAAGAGGGGCCCTCTGTATAGAAAGGCATACCGATACAACTTCTCCAGGCTTTATAACACTACCTGTACGTATGCTTTCAGGACTGACTATTCGGCACTGGACAACCAACTGGTACAACCAGTTTCTCCAATGAACATGCTGCAAAAATTTGAAATGAATTATTCGTATGCAGATTTTAACAAAAGATTGATTAATAAGACATCATACCGAGATAAAGCCTGGTTTAGTGTAGAAATATGA